Proteins encoded within one genomic window of Terriglobia bacterium:
- the rpoN gene encoding RNA polymerase factor sigma-54 yields the protein MALLSPRLHLKVTQKQILTPGLVQMVSVLALNRIELKDMINAEMVENPVLEELDGTVPLLDEVAGKEEERERLANVEADPAAAPDAKDPFDEIDFGSFFQDYLDPGYRSPEAETVEKPSFENFLSKASTLTDHLMWQLGAMSVSPGVREAAELIIGNLSEDGYLTASDEELMAAAYPPVSGVRPEVAAEPGPEPETPGEVEALLNHVDGQTANFDAVDDILGQMPDLREEAARAAAEPEGSVAIAEPVGDLGTSEVALPPAAQPEMPAAVQEHARERGPQLVPSSGVKPLFTSDDLQEALLLVRQMDPVGVAARDLRECLLAQLQFLQHTHKAQGANGNGTGAALADAIAIISDHLRAVQNKQLKEIAKAIGRPVEAVQAALDLVKTLDPRPGLRYNKVEARLIEPDVAFIKHGDEYLAVLNDDDVPQLRLNTTYKKLLSRETAEKDVRNYVKERYKSAIQLIKNIEQRKQTILKVCYAILGRQRDFLDHGIDHLKPMMIKEVAEEIGVHPSTVSRAVANKYAHTPQGVFELRYFFSESVNGPEGGSTSLLILKRRVKKLIEEEDPTRPLTDEQITRILQSQGIQVTRRTVAKYREDMHIPSTHQRRVKN from the coding sequence ATGGCATTGCTTTCACCGCGGCTCCACCTGAAAGTCACGCAGAAGCAGATTCTGACACCAGGTCTGGTGCAGATGGTCAGCGTTCTGGCGTTGAACCGGATTGAGCTGAAGGACATGATTAACGCCGAGATGGTGGAAAACCCCGTCTTGGAGGAGTTAGACGGCACCGTTCCGCTGCTGGACGAAGTCGCCGGCAAGGAAGAGGAGCGTGAGCGGCTGGCGAATGTGGAAGCCGATCCCGCCGCCGCCCCGGACGCCAAGGACCCGTTCGACGAAATCGATTTCGGTTCGTTCTTTCAGGACTACCTCGACCCCGGGTACCGCAGCCCGGAAGCCGAGACGGTGGAAAAGCCTTCCTTCGAGAACTTCCTCAGCAAGGCGAGCACGCTTACCGACCACCTGATGTGGCAACTGGGCGCAATGAGCGTTTCGCCGGGAGTGCGCGAGGCGGCCGAACTGATCATTGGCAACCTGAGCGAAGACGGCTATCTTACCGCCAGCGACGAAGAGCTGATGGCGGCTGCGTATCCCCCGGTCAGCGGTGTTCGTCCGGAAGTGGCGGCTGAGCCCGGACCTGAGCCAGAGACGCCAGGTGAAGTTGAGGCGCTGCTCAACCACGTTGACGGGCAAACGGCAAACTTCGATGCCGTGGACGACATTCTGGGTCAGATGCCCGACCTGAGGGAAGAAGCAGCGCGGGCGGCGGCGGAGCCAGAAGGGTCGGTCGCGATTGCCGAGCCGGTGGGGGACCTGGGAACCTCCGAGGTCGCTCTGCCGCCTGCGGCACAGCCGGAGATGCCGGCGGCGGTTCAAGAACACGCTCGGGAGCGCGGGCCGCAACTGGTGCCATCTTCGGGAGTCAAACCGCTGTTTACCAGCGACGATCTGCAAGAAGCACTGCTGCTGGTACGGCAGATGGACCCCGTGGGCGTGGCGGCGCGTGATCTTCGCGAATGCCTCCTGGCGCAGTTGCAGTTCCTGCAGCATACACATAAAGCCCAGGGCGCCAATGGCAACGGAACCGGCGCAGCCTTGGCGGATGCGATCGCCATCATCAGCGACCACTTGCGGGCGGTGCAGAACAAGCAGTTGAAAGAGATCGCCAAGGCCATCGGGCGTCCGGTGGAGGCGGTGCAGGCGGCCCTGGACCTGGTGAAGACCCTCGATCCGCGTCCCGGGCTCAGGTACAACAAGGTCGAGGCGCGGCTGATCGAGCCCGACGTGGCCTTCATCAAGCATGGCGACGAATACCTCGCCGTCCTCAACGACGACGATGTCCCGCAATTGCGCCTCAACACCACCTACAAGAAGCTGCTGAGCCGCGAGACGGCGGAAAAAGATGTTCGCAACTACGTGAAAGAGCGGTATAAGTCCGCCATCCAGTTGATCAAGAACATCGAGCAGCGCAAGCAGACTATCTTGAAGGTCTGCTATGCGATTCTTGGACGGCAAAGGGATTTCCTGGACCACGGCATCGACCACTTGAAGCCGATGATGATCAAGGAAGTGGCGGAAGAGATCGGCGTGCATCCTTCCACGGTCAGCCGCGCCGTGGCCAACAAGTACGCGCATACTCCGCAGGGCGTATTCGAACTCCGCTACTTCTTCAGCGAAAGCGTAAACGGGCCCGAGGGCGGCAGCACTTCGTTGCTGATCCTGAAGCGGCGCGTCAAGAAGCTGATCGAGGAAGAAGATCCCACCAGGCCGTTGACCGACGAGCAGATCACCCGCATCCTCCAGTCGCAGGGCATCCAGGTCACTCGCCGCACGGTCGCGAAGTACCGGGAGGATATGCACATCCCGAGCACCCACCAACGCAGAGTGAAAAACTGA
- the lptB gene encoding LPS export ABC transporter ATP-binding protein, whose translation MQTLATDEIGKSYRGRRVVNAVSLQVKQGEVVGLLGPNGAGKTTTFYMIVGLAPPDSGKVTFDGQDITSTPMYLRARNFGISYLPQEPSVFRKLTVEENILAVLEAQPLSWHERRERMERLIGQLGLGVIRKNRGYALSGGERRRVEIARALCIQPRFILLDEPFSGIDPIAVLDLQKIISDLKASGIGVLITDHNVRETLSVTDRAYIINEGRIFRAGTPAQLGNDPEVKRVYLGESFSLV comes from the coding sequence ATGCAGACCCTGGCGACAGACGAAATTGGCAAATCTTATCGCGGGCGTCGGGTCGTAAATGCTGTCAGCCTCCAAGTCAAGCAGGGAGAAGTCGTAGGTTTGCTGGGACCCAACGGCGCCGGCAAGACGACCACGTTTTACATGATCGTGGGCCTCGCGCCTCCCGATTCCGGCAAAGTGACCTTTGACGGCCAGGACATCACCTCCACGCCTATGTACTTGCGGGCAAGGAACTTCGGCATCAGCTACCTGCCGCAGGAGCCGTCGGTTTTCCGCAAGTTGACGGTCGAGGAAAACATCCTGGCGGTGCTGGAAGCGCAGCCGCTATCCTGGCACGAGCGCCGCGAGCGGATGGAAAGGCTGATCGGCCAGTTGGGCTTGGGGGTCATCCGCAAGAACCGCGGGTACGCGCTCTCCGGCGGCGAGCGGCGCCGGGTGGAGATTGCTCGGGCGCTATGCATCCAGCCGCGATTTATTCTCTTGGACGAGCCCTTTTCAGGAATTGACCCGATCGCCGTGTTGGACTTGCAGAAGATCATTTCCGACCTTAAGGCGAGCGGCATCGGGGTGCTGATCACCGACCATAACGTGCGCGAGACGTTGTCCGTTACGGACCGGGCGTACATCATTAACGAAGGCCGCATCTTCCGCGCGGGCACTCCGGCACAGCTCGGCAACGACCCGGAAGTCAAGCGCGTTTACTTGGGGGAGAGTTTCTCTTTGGTTTAG
- the lptC gene encoding LPS export ABC transporter periplasmic protein LptC yields the protein MPVNISRLRVWFATATIVLAVVVAGFYFYGRMRMRRAIKEVPQQLGVNIQQSTQGFTFSKSEGGRTLFTVHAARAVQYKESGKAELRDVTIIVYGRQSNRYDQIYGADFEYDPRTGDVTAKGEVRIDLEGNAEGPLNPDQAAPAELKNPIHLKTSGLMFNAKTGLAGTRELIEFRVPQANGSALGAVYDSTGATLTLASNIQVHSTDPSATNITAQHGVITKGPNRAVLQGVRITRDADSLVSNELTVYLRDDNTIAHIAANGDVRAQTTGQSATEVRSARAEAWITEKNALRTAAFSGGVALNTAGEHPLQGTAGKVTVSFAARNLADKVVASEGVKLLQPPRPGRSAHPVEIAATTIDFLIQSGRTLQQAVTGGPAQVTVLPLPGALGQDAAQTVATAGRFEARFNRQNRIDHLTGAPEAKVVSLAPGQPRKTSTSDRLDVTFNAAGGIATIFQDGQFHYSEPAPPGGNSNDRAAWADHARYAPGEEALTLTGSPRVVDGGLTTTAETIRLDRRSGDVMANGDVKSTYSELKPQAGGALLASGDPVHVTAPTMRAVRGGGTAVYSGGARLWQGSSIVGAPVIEFNRDARKLVARSLTSNAAGAVTTTFVQRDQKGKLTPVSVRSALLTYLDGERRGSFEGGVVVRGADTTLTADKADVYLQARGQSASSAGQPGPSQIDRIVADGHVNIQEPNRRATGERLVYTGSEGKFVLTGGSPSIFDAERGKITGASLTFYNRDDRVVVEANTASPTVTQTRVAK from the coding sequence ATGCCCGTCAATATTTCCCGGCTGAGGGTGTGGTTTGCGACCGCGACCATCGTGCTTGCCGTCGTGGTCGCGGGATTTTATTTCTACGGCCGGATGCGGATGCGGCGCGCCATCAAGGAAGTTCCGCAACAGCTTGGGGTCAACATCCAGCAGAGCACGCAGGGGTTCACGTTTTCCAAGTCGGAAGGCGGGCGCACCTTGTTCACGGTGCACGCGGCGCGGGCGGTGCAGTACAAGGAGAGCGGCAAGGCGGAGTTGCGGGACGTTACCATCATTGTGTACGGGCGGCAGTCGAACCGCTACGATCAGATCTACGGCGCGGATTTCGAGTATGACCCGCGCACCGGCGACGTCACCGCAAAAGGCGAGGTACGCATTGACCTGGAGGGCAATGCCGAAGGGCCGCTCAACCCCGACCAGGCGGCGCCGGCGGAGTTGAAGAACCCCATCCATCTCAAGACCAGCGGGCTGATGTTCAACGCCAAGACCGGGCTGGCCGGCACCAGGGAGCTCATCGAGTTTCGCGTGCCGCAGGCGAACGGGTCCGCCTTGGGCGCGGTATACGACTCGACGGGCGCGACGCTGACCCTCGCTTCCAACATCCAGGTCCATTCCACCGACCCCAGCGCGACCAACATCACGGCGCAGCACGGTGTGATCACCAAGGGCCCGAACCGGGCGGTGCTGCAGGGCGTTCGTATCACGCGTGACGCGGACAGCTTGGTGTCGAACGAACTTACGGTGTACCTGCGGGACGACAACACCATCGCGCACATCGCTGCCAACGGTGACGTGCGCGCGCAAACCACGGGGCAGAGTGCGACCGAAGTACGCTCGGCGCGGGCGGAAGCCTGGATTACGGAAAAGAACGCTCTGCGAACGGCCGCTTTCAGCGGCGGCGTGGCGCTGAATACCGCCGGCGAGCATCCGCTGCAGGGAACAGCGGGCAAGGTAACAGTCAGCTTCGCGGCGCGGAACCTGGCGGACAAGGTGGTAGCGAGCGAGGGAGTGAAACTGCTGCAACCGCCGCGCCCTGGAAGATCGGCTCATCCGGTGGAAATCGCGGCGACGACCATCGATTTCCTGATCCAGAGCGGGCGGACGCTGCAGCAGGCGGTAACCGGTGGGCCGGCCCAGGTCACCGTGCTGCCGCTGCCGGGAGCATTGGGGCAGGACGCGGCACAGACGGTGGCGACCGCCGGACGATTTGAGGCGCGTTTCAACCGGCAGAACCGGATTGATCATCTGACGGGAGCGCCAGAGGCCAAGGTGGTGTCGTTGGCGCCAGGTCAGCCGCGGAAGACCAGCACCAGCGACCGGCTGGACGTTACGTTCAATGCCGCGGGCGGAATCGCCACCATTTTCCAGGATGGGCAATTTCACTATTCGGAACCGGCGCCGCCGGGCGGAAATAGCAATGACCGCGCCGCGTGGGCCGATCATGCGCGCTACGCGCCCGGCGAAGAGGCGCTGACGCTGACTGGTTCGCCGCGCGTGGTGGATGGCGGGTTGACCACCACAGCGGAGACCATCCGCCTGGATCGCCGCAGTGGCGATGTAATGGCCAATGGCGACGTCAAGAGCACGTACAGCGAATTGAAACCGCAGGCCGGCGGGGCGCTGCTGGCGTCGGGGGATCCTGTCCACGTCACCGCCCCGACCATGCGCGCGGTGCGCGGCGGCGGCACGGCGGTGTATTCCGGTGGCGCGAGGCTGTGGCAGGGGTCAAGCATCGTGGGGGCGCCGGTGATTGAGTTCAACCGCGATGCACGCAAGCTGGTGGCGAGGTCCTTGACGAGCAATGCCGCGGGCGCCGTGACGACAACGTTTGTCCAGCGGGACCAAAAGGGAAAACTGACCCCGGTGAGCGTGCGTTCAGCGCTGCTGACCTACCTGGATGGCGAACGCCGAGGGAGCTTTGAGGGTGGGGTGGTGGTGCGCGGTGCGGACACGACGCTAACCGCGGACAAGGCGGACGTATATCTGCAAGCCAGGGGCCAAAGCGCCAGTTCAGCCGGGCAGCCGGGGCCAAGTCAAATTGACAGGATTGTGGCGGATGGCCATGTGAACATCCAGGAGCCGAACCGGCGGGCGACCGGCGAAAGGCTTGTATATACGGGGTCTGAGGGCAAATTCGTGCTGACCGGCGGGTCGCCCAGCATTTTTGATGCCGAACGGGGCAAGATTACCGGCGCTTCGTTGACTTTCTATAATCGCGATGATAGGGTCGTGGTTGAAGCCAACACCGCCTCCCCGACCGTAACCCAAACGCGGGTAGCCAAGTAG
- a CDS encoding MFS transporter, giving the protein MPPANSINTAIPAVRGKLSQAFSSLRHRNFQLFFGGQLISLVGTWMQSVAQAWLVYRLTGSSLLLGAVGFASQFPVFLVAPIGGTVVDRHNRHRLIIATQTASMALAFVLAWLTLSHRVQVWHIFVLAALLGVVNAFDIPGRQAFLVDMVGRENLMNAIALNSSMFNGARIVGPAVAGIMVAAVGEGWCFFANAVSYLAVIAGLLMMDVRGYEAPTRTASAFQTMCEGFQYVRRTAPIRALLLLLGLVSLVGMPYSVLMPIFADRILHSGARGLGLLMGATGVGALLGALTLAAKQGLKGLGKWVAVCAIGFGASLILFAFSRTLWLSMVLLLPVGFTMMVEMASSNTLIQSMVPDQLRGRVMAVYSMMFMGMAPFGAFFAGAIAEHLGAPLTVAIGGIACIAGSAIFAARLPGWRTEARQLIIAQGVAGGNPAQEMTVRGISQR; this is encoded by the coding sequence ATGCCGCCCGCGAACTCCATCAACACTGCGATTCCCGCCGTCCGCGGCAAACTTTCGCAGGCGTTCAGCTCGCTTCGCCACCGCAATTTCCAGCTCTTCTTCGGCGGACAGCTCATCTCCCTGGTCGGCACCTGGATGCAGTCCGTGGCTCAGGCCTGGCTGGTCTATCGCTTGACCGGATCGTCGCTGCTGCTGGGCGCGGTCGGTTTCGCCTCGCAATTCCCGGTCTTTCTGGTGGCCCCGATCGGCGGCACCGTGGTGGACCGCCACAACCGGCATCGTCTGATCATCGCTACCCAAACTGCGTCCATGGCGCTCGCCTTCGTTCTCGCCTGGCTGACGCTCAGCCATCGCGTGCAGGTATGGCACATCTTCGTGCTCGCGGCACTGCTGGGAGTGGTCAACGCTTTCGACATTCCGGGCCGCCAGGCATTCCTGGTAGACATGGTCGGCCGCGAAAACCTGATGAACGCGATCGCCCTGAACTCCTCGATGTTCAACGGCGCGCGCATCGTCGGCCCAGCGGTGGCCGGCATAATGGTCGCCGCAGTGGGCGAAGGCTGGTGCTTTTTCGCCAACGCGGTCAGCTACCTTGCCGTGATCGCCGGTTTGCTGATGATGGACGTGCGCGGCTACGAGGCGCCCACGCGCACTGCTTCCGCGTTTCAAACCATGTGCGAGGGGTTCCAGTACGTCCGCCGGACTGCGCCCATCCGCGCCTTGCTCTTGCTGCTCGGCCTGGTCAGCCTGGTCGGCATGCCCTATAGCGTGCTCATGCCGATCTTCGCCGACCGGATCCTGCATTCCGGCGCGCGCGGGCTCGGCCTGCTGATGGGCGCCACCGGCGTGGGCGCTCTGCTCGGCGCGCTGACCCTGGCCGCCAAGCAAGGTCTGAAAGGTCTGGGCAAATGGGTGGCGGTCTGTGCCATCGGATTCGGCGCCAGCCTCATCTTGTTTGCGTTCTCGCGCACGCTCTGGCTCTCGATGGTGCTGCTGCTGCCGGTGGGATTCACCATGATGGTGGAGATGGCGTCCTCCAACACGCTCATCCAGTCCATGGTACCGGACCAGCTTCGCGGCCGCGTGATGGCCGTTTACTCGATGATGTTCATGGGGATGGCGCCCTTCGGCGCGTTCTTCGCCGGCGCGATCGCGGAACACCTGGGCGCGCCGCTCACTGTCGCCATCGGCGGCATCGCCTGCATCGCGGGATCGGCCATTTTTGCCGCCCGCCTGCCCGGATGGCGCACCGAAGCCCGCCAACTCATCATCGCCCAGGGCGTTGCCGGCGGGAATCCGGCGCAGGAAATGACGGTCAGGGGAATCTCGCAGCGGTAG
- a CDS encoding NAD(P)-dependent oxidoreductase has product MRVAFLGLGSMGRAMARNLLKAGHDVVVYNRTRARAEELAKEGALVAEHPAGIAAEAAITMVADDAALEQIVLGQQGLLAGLAKGGVHVSMSTISAALSRRLSEMHQERGQMMVSAPVFGRPEAAEAAKLYIVAAGPQQAIERCRPLFDAMGQRTFVVGEEPVMANVAKLAGNFMIASVIECLGEAFALGRKYGLEAEKMLDVFTNSLFAAPVYKTYGTIIAQQQWEPAGFRLRLGLKDVRLALAAADSEAVPMPVASFIHDSFLSAVARGMGEQDWAALAKMAAERAGLK; this is encoded by the coding sequence ATGAGGGTGGCATTTCTGGGGCTGGGGTCGATGGGACGGGCGATGGCGCGCAACCTGCTGAAGGCTGGCCATGACGTGGTGGTGTACAACCGGACGCGTGCGCGGGCGGAGGAGTTGGCGAAGGAGGGCGCGCTCGTGGCCGAGCATCCGGCGGGGATCGCGGCGGAGGCGGCGATCACCATGGTGGCTGACGACGCCGCGCTGGAGCAGATTGTGCTTGGGCAGCAGGGTTTATTGGCGGGATTGGCGAAGGGCGGGGTTCACGTTTCCATGAGCACGATCAGCGCGGCGCTGTCGCGGCGGCTGTCGGAGATGCACCAGGAGCGCGGCCAGATGATGGTATCGGCGCCGGTGTTCGGGCGACCGGAAGCCGCGGAAGCCGCGAAGCTGTACATTGTGGCCGCCGGGCCGCAGCAGGCGATCGAGCGCTGCCGGCCGCTGTTTGATGCCATGGGACAAAGGACATTCGTGGTGGGCGAGGAGCCGGTGATGGCCAACGTCGCCAAACTGGCCGGGAATTTCATGATCGCGTCGGTAATCGAATGCCTAGGCGAGGCCTTTGCGCTGGGCCGCAAGTACGGGCTGGAGGCGGAGAAGATGCTGGACGTGTTCACCAATTCGCTGTTCGCAGCGCCAGTGTATAAGACCTACGGGACGATCATCGCGCAGCAGCAGTGGGAGCCGGCGGGGTTCCGGCTGCGGCTGGGACTGAAAGACGTGCGTCTGGCGCTGGCGGCGGCGGATAGCGAGGCGGTCCCCATGCCGGTGGCCAGCTTTATCCACGACAGCTTTCTCTCGGCGGTGGCGCGCGGCATGGGCGAGCAGGACTGGGCCGCGCTGGCAAAAATGGCGGCAGAGAGGGCTGGGTTGAAATAA
- a CDS encoding MFS transporter translates to MKYPREIRLADIGQVTAGWKARVDKTMAAVMLAGMCTFLNVYPTQPLLPFFRHLFHASELEVSLTVSVTIFAVALVAPFVGVIAERKGRKNVIVPSLLLLSLPTALCGTAGSLGALICWRFLQGVFVPGVITVMLAYIVEEWEGRGVGGAMAAYVSGTVMGGFLGRFISGLITTHWNWRAAFLVLAGLNLLGALLVRAWLPPATRFVKAEHMSHALADARRHLRNPRLLANFGTGAAVLFCLVGCFTYTNFYLAAPPYHLNAAQLGSIFFVYLVGVVITPLSGKFLDRHGFRRTAFLYCAMMIAGLLLTLAPSLPVVIAGLAIFSSGVFIAQAAATVETGAIAGRARSSAAGLYVTFYYLGGGLGATVTGWVWEWKRWHGCVTLLASVAVLSLALALVSSRPGEQLHPEEAEIVAD, encoded by the coding sequence ATGAAGTATCCACGGGAGATTCGACTGGCGGACATAGGGCAGGTCACGGCGGGCTGGAAGGCGCGAGTGGACAAAACCATGGCGGCAGTCATGCTCGCCGGCATGTGCACCTTCCTGAATGTTTATCCGACGCAGCCGCTGCTGCCGTTTTTTCGGCACCTGTTCCATGCTTCGGAGCTGGAAGTCAGCCTGACGGTGAGCGTGACGATCTTCGCGGTCGCGCTGGTGGCGCCGTTTGTAGGCGTGATCGCCGAACGCAAGGGGCGGAAGAACGTCATTGTTCCCTCTCTGCTGCTGCTGAGCCTGCCCACCGCGCTTTGCGGAACCGCCGGCAGCCTGGGTGCGCTCATCTGCTGGCGCTTTCTGCAAGGCGTGTTCGTGCCGGGCGTGATCACGGTGATGCTGGCCTACATCGTGGAGGAGTGGGAAGGGCGCGGCGTCGGCGGTGCGATGGCGGCCTACGTTAGCGGCACGGTCATGGGCGGATTTCTCGGACGATTCATCTCCGGACTGATTACCACGCATTGGAACTGGCGCGCCGCCTTCCTGGTTCTGGCGGGGTTGAACCTGCTGGGAGCGCTGCTGGTGCGCGCCTGGCTGCCGCCGGCGACCCGGTTCGTGAAGGCCGAGCACATGTCGCACGCCCTCGCCGATGCGCGCCGGCATTTGCGCAATCCGCGGCTGTTGGCAAATTTCGGCACCGGCGCGGCGGTTCTGTTTTGCCTCGTCGGCTGCTTCACCTATACCAACTTTTATCTGGCGGCGCCGCCCTATCATCTCAATGCGGCGCAACTGGGCAGCATTTTCTTCGTCTACCTGGTCGGGGTGGTGATCACGCCCCTGTCTGGCAAGTTTCTCGACCGCCACGGTTTCCGCCGCACCGCGTTTCTGTACTGCGCGATGATGATCGCCGGCCTGCTGCTGACCCTGGCTCCGTCGCTGCCCGTGGTGATAGCCGGACTGGCGATCTTTTCCTCCGGCGTATTCATCGCGCAAGCAGCAGCCACAGTCGAGACCGGCGCGATCGCTGGCCGCGCGCGCTCTTCGGCCGCGGGTCTGTACGTCACCTTCTACTACCTCGGCGGCGGTTTAGGCGCCACCGTGACCGGGTGGGTTTGGGAGTGGAAACGATGGCACGGGTGCGTGACGCTGCTGGCGTCAGTGGCGGTGCTGAGCCTGGCGCTGGCGCTCGTGAGCAGCCGACCGGGAGAGCAGTTGCATCCGGAAGAGGCGGAGATAGTGGCTGACTGA
- a CDS encoding dodecin family protein, translating to MVQKVIEVVGISNESFAKAAANAVAEAAKTVKGLKWARVTEFEMQIEDQKITEYRATTKIYFDVKH from the coding sequence ATGGTGCAGAAAGTAATCGAAGTCGTCGGCATCTCGAACGAGAGCTTTGCCAAGGCCGCGGCCAACGCGGTGGCGGAGGCTGCCAAGACGGTAAAAGGCCTGAAATGGGCGCGGGTGACAGAATTTGAAATGCAAATCGAAGACCAGAAAATCACTGAATACCGCGCCACCACCAAGATTTACTTCGACGTCAAACACTAG